Proteins co-encoded in one Methylomonas albis genomic window:
- a CDS encoding T6SS effector amidase Tae4 family protein, producing MRCEWGTHLISFASFSGKRCPYGAKNGGMVAGAQELANWLGPNRFQGCPDPETHTAKDAFEKVSGRTGIIFLANYWQREGETGSARTGDHIDLWNGSRMTAYSSWFRVHLGVAWDGVWSDFRGASKVLIWPIS from the coding sequence GTGCGATGCGAGTGGGGTACGCACTTGATCTCGTTTGCGTCGTTTAGCGGAAAAAGATGTCCTTATGGTGCCAAGAATGGCGGGATGGTTGCCGGTGCACAAGAGTTGGCGAATTGGCTTGGCCCCAATCGATTTCAGGGTTGTCCTGACCCAGAGACGCACACAGCTAAAGATGCGTTTGAAAAGGTTAGCGGTCGTACCGGCATCATCTTTCTTGCCAACTATTGGCAGCGCGAAGGCGAAACTGGTTCAGCGCGAACGGGCGACCACATCGATCTATGGAACGGATCGCGAATGACTGCATATTCAAGCTGGTTTCGCGTTCATCTTGGAGTAGCGTGGGATGGGGTGTGGTCAGATTTCCGAGGTGCTTCGAAAGTTCTTATTTGGCCAATTTCATGA